One part of the Haliotis asinina isolate JCU_RB_2024 chromosome 2, JCU_Hal_asi_v2, whole genome shotgun sequence genome encodes these proteins:
- the LOC137273007 gene encoding uncharacterized protein, with protein sequence MEVVEIKRRSDGREERRRRRRERRLRRMQEGLEPRGSDSDSSDSGYSGRSTTWLFRPEKKRSNDPDQARTSPEQKTRRVFDEEGNLIYEQKMPHSSDQEEEENDEGVKRVKQKRKKKTRRYTKKKTMPDGTEVNEIIESDHWSTDSENSPHSVNQDPTDLHLAKQRREKEHLSMVERSTGSNTKTLVARPEHEKSRPNATLTFSLPGIFKSLAKGKRKLPEASPGEGQTPREADRYIEQYHDKKGTEKRLEDEGFWEDPKVKKTALEIFDFDYMDSQLDETQSPTVDDAAERDQHQDGMSSRLSRHTTHSTESKNQALPDIERPSSLAAGSHDDACDDRSVKSSDTDRRATEKARILASLSRLLTERLFYDDETKRKPTGAQSGKVIFVDEYRHRTPASNSSSRAKSRGSQSQLRHSHHASGEPGNDSVKVPNGRSGSQSVELPPVKRPEYHTPRHTPRYTPRYTPHGKRQLGPDKAAALRYGLQQDRGYLMHLLRGPWPTKEAWNDQPKDGAGRPWTVQRGAHSNNTRDTGVIDYTTTSGDMGYLDIDDERLRRLLEELYGDKKYMDALLAAGESASNEDVKALAEHGRNYLLQMALYWEEKGPLPPRPSVTALGFRMERAKTASLPDAKSPTLQRNKTMD encoded by the exons atGGAGGTAGTGGAGATCAAGAGACGGTCGGACGGGAGGGAGGAGAGAAGGAGAAGAAGGAGAGAGCGACGACTTAGACGCATGCAAG AGGGACTTGAACCACGTGGCTCCGACAGCGACTCAAGTGACTCCGGCTACAGTGGAAGATCAACGACATGGTTGTTCAGACCTGAGAAGAAAC GCAGTAACGACCCGGATCAGGCGAGAACGAGCCCAGAACAGAAAACGCGACGGGTATTCGATGAGGAGGGGAACCTTATTTATGAG CAGAAAATGCCACATTCAAGTGACCAAGAAGAGGAAGAG AATGACGAAGGTGTTAAAAGGGTTAAGCAAAAGAGGAAGAAGAAAACCAGGAGATACACCAAGAAGAAGACGATGCCAGATGGTACCGAG GTCAATGAGATAATCGAGAGTGACCATTGGTCAACCGATAGCGAGAACTCTCCCCATTCCGTGAACCAGGATCCTACTGACCTGCATCTTGCTAAACAGAGACGGGAGAAGGAACACCTGTCCATGGTG GAACGATCAACAGGAAGTAACACAAAAACTTTAGTAGCTCGACCCGAACACGAGAAGAGCAGACCCAATGCCACCCTAACATTTTCTCTGCCGGGCATCTTCAAGTCTCTAGCCAAAGGGAAGAGGAAGCTGCCTGAAGCGTCACCTGGCGAGGGGCAGACCCCACGAGAGGCTGATCGCTACATTGAGCAGTACCACGATAAGAAGGGCACTGAGAAAAGGCTGGAGGATGAAGGGTTCTGGGAGGATCCTAAAGTCAAGAAAACAGCTCTGGAGATATTT GATTTTGATTATATGGACAGCCAGCTGGACGAGACACAGTCACCGACCGTCGACGACGCTGCAGAGAGAGACCAACACCAG GATGGTATGTCTTCCCGTCTGAGTCGTCACACCACACACAGCACAGAGTCCAAGAATCAAGCACTACCTGATATTGAG CGACCGTCAAGTCTTGCGGCTGGTTCCCATGACGACGCATGTGACGATAGGTCGGTGAAAAGTTCAGACACAGACAGGAGGGCAACT GAGAAGGCTCGAATACTGGCATCGCTGAGTCGTCTTCTGACTGAGAGACTGTTCTATGATGATGAAACAAAAAGAAAGCCAACGGGAGCTCAG TCGGGAAAGGTTATATTTGTCGACGAATACCGTCATAGGACTCCAGCGTCGAACTCATCCAGCAGAGCAAAGTCACGTGGGTCGCAGTCGCAGTTACGTCATTCCCATCATGCCTCTGGGGAACCTGGCAATGACAGTGTGAAGGTACCAAACGGCAGATCCGGTTCCCAAAGTGTGGAACTACCTCCCGTGAAACGTCCAGAATATCACACACCACGACACACTCCCAGATATACCCCGAGGTACACACCTCATGGCAAGCGACAGCTGGGACCAGACAAAGCAGCAGCACTGAGATATGGCCTGCAGCAAGACAGAGGGTACCTCATGCATCTACTTAGGGGCCCGT GGCCGACGAAAGAGGCCTGGAATGACCAACCAAAGGACGGTGCTGGCAGACCGTGGACAGTGCAG CGGGGGGCGCACAGTAACAATACCCGTGATACCGGCGTCATTGACTACACCACGACGTCTGGCGACATGGGCTACCTCGACATCGATGATGAGAGGCTGAGACGTTTGTTGGAAGAATTGTACGGAGACAAGAAGTACATGGATGCTCTTCTTGCTGCCGGAG AATCAGCTTCCAACGAAGACGTTAAAGCCCTAGCGGAACATGGCCGGAACTACTTGCTACAGATGGCGCTGTACTGGGAGGAGAAAGGTCCCCTTCCCCCACGTCCTTCTGTCACTGCTCTTGGTTTCAGAATGGAGAGAGCGAAGACAGCTTCCCTGCCAGATGCCAAATCACCCACTCTGCAGAGAAATAAAACAATGGACTGA
- the LOC137273008 gene encoding sushi, von Willebrand factor type A, EGF and pentraxin domain-containing protein 1-like: MWKYILTLCLVLVYCSIDVEGVCQNIEADSVCDQRASNGECYFNVSMGCRCALACQSTSSCPNHPNDGDTDCLCKIAHILGKCGVNKTECLHTCYLRDAVICDDLEVVPGAAPSNINPLYLDIITYNCLPGYYVVNGSTGKRVCTENGTWFKHVVEGTAPYCGKISCGLSPAFENVTASQVNGVFDDVISYSCNMGYVQVGGSNGSMRCNETGSWDPDTVYGDPPSCEKIYCGLSPSFENVTASQWHGVFDDAISYTCKVGYEQVGGSNGSMRCNETGSWDPDPVYGHPPLCEKIACGLSPAFANATSSQVDGTFDDVISYFCNVGYEQVGGSNGSMRCNETGSWDPDMVYGDPPLCEKISCGLSPAFENVTASQIDGVFGDIISYSCNVGYVQVGGSNGSMRCSETGSWDKDVVYGDPPLCEKVSCGLSPSFENVTASQSYGSFDDVISYFCNVGYEQVGGSNGSLRCNETGSWDPDMVYGDPPLCEKISCGLSPAFENVTASHGNGVFDDVISYSCNVGYVHVGGSNGSMRCNETGSWYPDTVYGDPPLCQKISCGLSPAFENVTASQMDGAFGDVIYYFCNMGYVQVGSSNGSMRCNETGSWDPDPVYGHPPLCQKLPVTSVLSASSVTVVHNVVPTVTSTTTSVDSGYFIGASSVEVTDHSSGSITTSFKPTPFTATQLGYTSPLPPLSKMVTSSSTTVTKITSTLDVPLSTSYHINDASVLFVRCFHVNVTRSSEVYTKNIPITKKFAPEPKEAKGGEALGAVAIIILVSSMLCIVIIDLMSIQRYCNTLKSNLREVKIRCREVTGDDVVHVEDTSRKGTMAANDNVKVFEISRT, translated from the exons ATGTGGAAATATATTCTAACACTTTGTCTGGTTTTGGTTTACTGCAGTATAG ATGTTGAAGGGGTCTGTCAAAATATTGAGGCTGACAGTGTGTGTGATCAGCGTGCATCGAATGGCGAGTGCTACTTCAATGTATCCATGGGATGTCGATGTGCACTGGCTTGTCAAAGCACCTCGTCCTGTCCAA ATCATCCAAATGATGGTGACACCGACTGCCTGTGTAAAATTGCACATATTTTGGGCAAGTGCGGCGTGAACAAGACGGAGTGTCTACATACGTGTTACCTCAGAGACG CTGTAATATGCGATGATCTGGAGGTGGTGCCTGGTGCGGCGCCATCCAATATCAACCCCTTGTATCTTGACATCATCACCTACAACTGCCTCCCTGGGTACTATGTTGTCAACGGAAGCACCGGGAAGAGAGTGTGCACGGAAAATGGGACCTGGTTCAAACACGTGGTCGAAGGGACGGCACCATATTGTGGAA AGATATCCTGTGGTTTGAGCCCAGCATTCGAGAACGTCACAGCATCTCAAGTGAATGGCGTGTTTGACGATGTCATATCATACTCTTGCAACATGGGTTATGTACAAGTGGGTGGCAGTAACGGCAGTATGCGGTGCAACGAGACGGGGAGTTGGGACCCTGACACGGTGTATGGCGACCCGCCATCATGCGAAA AAATATACTGTGGTTTGAGCCCATCGTTCGAGAACGTCACAGCATCTCAATGGCATGGCGTGTTTGACGACGCCATATCTTACACCTGCAAGGTTGGTTACGAACAAGTGGGCGGCAGTAATGGCAGTATGCGGTGCAACGAGACGGGGAGCTGGGACCCGGACCCGGTGTATGGGCACCCGCCATTATGTGAAA AAATAGCCTGTGGTTTGAGTCCAGCATTCGCGAACGCCACATCATCTCAAGTGGATGGCACgtttgatgacgtcatatcCTACTTTTGCAACGTTGGTTACGAACAAGTGGGCGGCAGTAACGGCAGTATGCGGTGCAACGAGACGGGGAGCTGGGACCCGGACATGGTGTATGGTGACCCGCCGTTATGTGAAA AAATATCCTGTGGTTTGAGCCCAGCATTCGAGAACGTCACAGCATCTCAAATTGATGGCGTTTTTGGCGATATCATATCATACTCTTGCAACGTGGGTTATGTACAAGTGGGTGGCAGTAACGGCAGTATGCGGTGCAGCGAAACGGGGAGTTGGGACAAGGACGTTGTGTATGGGGACCCGCCATTATGCGAAA AGGTATCTTGTGGCTTGAGTCCATCATTCGAAAACGTGACAGCATCTCAATCGTATGGCTCGTTTGACGACGTCATATCCTACTTTTGCAACGTGGGTTATGAACAGGTTGGCGGCAGTAACGGCAGCTTGCGATGCAACGAGACGGGGAGCTGGGACCCGGACATGGTGTATGGTGACCCGCCATTATGTGAAA AGATATCCTGTGGTTTGAGCCCAGCATTCGAGAACGTGACAGCATCTCATGGGAATGGCGTGTTTGACGACGTCATATCGTATTCCTGCAACGTTGGTTACGTACATGTGGGCGGCAGTAACGGCAGTATGCGGTGCAACGAGACGGGGAGTTGGTACCCTGACACGGTGTATGGCGACCCGCCATTATGTCAGA AGATATCCTGCGGTTTGAGCCCAGCATTCGAGAACGTGACAGCATCTCAAATGGATGGCGCCTTTGGCGACGTCATATATTACTTTTGCAACATGGGTTATGTACAAGTGGGAAGCAGTAACGGCAGTATGCGATGCAACGAGACGGGGAGTTGGGACCCAGACCCGGTGTATGGGCACCCACCATTATGTCAAA AACTACCCGTAACCAGTGTCCTGTCAGCGTCTAGTGTCACCGTCGTCCATAATGTCGTGCCGACAGTGACGTCCACAACCACGTCGGTTGATTCTGGTTATTTTATCGGTGCTTCGTCAGTTGAAGTCACAGATCACTCAAGCGGCAGTATCACTACATCGTTCAAGCCAACACCGTTCACTGCGACACAGTTAGGATATACATCTCCGTTACCGCCGCTGTCTAAAATGGTAACATCGTCTTCAACGACTGTAACAAAGATAACGTCAACGCTCGATGTACCGTTATCAACTTCATATCACATCAACGATGCTAGCGTACTCTTTGTTAGATGTTTCCATGTTAATGTCACGCGTTCTTCAGAAGTGTATACTAAAAATATTCCAATCACCAAGAAGTTTGCGCCTGAACCTAAAGAAGCCAAAGGAGGTGAAGCTCTAGGAGCTGTGGCCATTATAATACTGGTGTCTAGTATGTTGTGTATAGTTATTATTGATTTAATGAGCATTCAAAGGTATTGCAATACCCTTAAGTCGAATCTGCGGGAAGTGAAAATACGTTGTCGGGAAGTTACCGGTGATGACGTCGTACATGTTGAAGACACCAGCAGGAAAGGAACGATGGCAGCTAACGACAATGTCAAGGTTTTTGAAATTTCCAGGACTTGA